From the Helianthus annuus cultivar XRQ/B chromosome 17, HanXRQr2.0-SUNRISE, whole genome shotgun sequence genome, the window tgcattgaactctattttaatacatgttgcaggttgattattgaagtatggatgaatgatgaaacaagttagggtggactagatacacacctagattaatctatcattttgtttgttatgttacgttatgaaacaaagttgttatttccttttgaattatgtatgacatttagttttgaaatgaaatttgaatttaattaaatattggcacatagtgttatgacgtctctagcaatctacacacacttcgtctcatcctgatgtttccgccatcggttggggtgtgacacatatgtAGTTTTCTGCCTTCTCTGCCGAAATTAATGCATGAGCAACCGAAAATGACTTGTTTATAGATGTCATACCTACGACCTGCACAAACGGAAGATTGTACAAGTTTGTTTTGTAGGTGGCGTCAATCATGAGTACATGCGGGAACGCATACCACATAGTAAATGAAAGTGGGTGGACAAAGAAGATATCTTCAACTGCGTTCGTCATCTCATCTACGCACATGTAATAGGTGAAATCTTTTTCGACAAGAAGGTTTTCGAGTTGTTGCATTGGATATTCTCCGACCCTCTTTCCGGCAttgatcttctgaacagcgtTGTGTACGTCTTTCGGAATAATCTTTTTATACAGGTTCTTTTTCATTAATGTACACCAGATGCTACGGTTTGGCATATCCTGCTCTGCCAACTGCTCAATCAGTCTTTTatcctccgaagaaagccttctcgcatacgtGTGACCCTCCATcttttcaataggagtgtggttgTGCCTCGCATCCTTCACCTCTATCTTCCAAACAGTTCCCTTTGTTTCCGCAAACCCTATCAACTCAAACGGGCAACCTGTTTTCTTGCTACTTACACTCTTGTACTCCCCACCAAGActacattgaaaccaaatcttgaAATTACTTCCTTTTTTATTCGACCTTTTAATCACAATGACGTAGCCATTGTCTTTTCCCGTCTTCTGTACATAATCCACCAACTCATCACGTGACGAAAAATTCAGGCTTCTATCAAAAGAAAATGTAATTGGGTAAGAGCCTTCCTCATCCCGCTAACCACCCTCTCCCTGTTCGGGATAGTCTTCTTGTACATAGCTAGGCTCTCCACTGTAACCGTGGTTGGGATAGTCATCCTGTACATATCTAGACTCACCACCGTAACCATTGTCGGGATAATCTTGCTTTACATAGCTCCGCTCACCAGCGTAACCGAGGTTGAGATAGTCTTGCTATACATAGCTCGGCTCACCACCGTAACCGTGGTCGGGATAGTTTGGCTGATCGTACGGATATTCAGCCTGAGGATACGGTTCACCTCCGTATCCGTAACCCAAATAGCCGTATTGTACGTCGGAGTCTTCCACAGGGACATTCAAGTCCAACTCCACCGTATTATCATgataacgaatgccagatacaacctccCCCTCCCTCGTGTTAGAAGGGATCGGTATATCGTACAAGGCAGAAATAGCGGCTGCCTCGTAAGAATCTGGAAAAACGGACTCCTCAAGGTATTCACCGAAAAGATAGTTGCTAAACCACGACATCGTAATTACTTACTGAAAAATACTCTCCTCAACAGAATTTTCACAGTTCAAAACAACAAACCCAACAGAACCTCAACCTCAATCTTTTGAAAtggattaattttttttttgagaatACGAGACAGAACGCATGACCTGCCTCTTAAATGCATGAAATGAGGGtcgaagcgccgcgctttggccaaagcgcgaCGCTTAGGGTTCAAACGTTCCACTTTCTCCAACACCGTACAAATATAAAATCCCATCAAGTCTCATCACCCTTTGTTTGCAGATCACACCCTAAACGCCTCGCgttggccaaagcggggcgcttcaACTGACTCATACACCATCACATCACTGGTTGTCTGGAAAGCAGGCCAaaacgccccgctttggccaaagcggggcaCTTTGGGggggtgtgaaaataagatttgATGGATGTATGAATATCAAGGTCCTTATGCATATGGATATACAAATGATCATTAATAGTCTAATAGATACAATATACACAAATGATCATTAATAGTCTAATATATACAATAAATTACCAAACTTGAAACGAAAGGAAGTAAAGCATTTCTACAACGTGTAATCCAAAAGGAATAGTTCAAAAAGATATATTCCACTGCCAAACAAAAGAATATTAAGTCTGGTAAAAAAGCAAGAAAGAATATTAAAGTTTCCAAGAATATCAATAATTTCTTAGTGATTTCATTAAGCATTTATGTCTATATAAACGCATGTTATATCTTGCATACACCCACAGCAAACAATCGACCAAACCTAGCTACAACTTCATTTCTGTACCCCCAAATGGCACATACTTACAAGAACAAAACTGACCTTGCTACCATTGGGAAAGAAGCGTTTGATGTCATAGATTCTCGTGGGCGTCAGTACTCGAAGCAGCACATGTCTCACTATCAGTACCAACCCCAACAGGCTTATGTGGTTCAGCAACAAGTGTATGCTGCCCCAGTGACTAAGAGAGTGATAACATGTGACGATGCTGCTAAGATGTACGGTGGGACTTTGTTTGTGGAGTATCCGAAAAGGAAGCCTGCTCGTAAAGGTTTCTTTTATATGTAGTTCTACCTAGCTCTATATATCCTATATGCATGTATATACATCTTGGATCCATCCCTTGCCAGTAATTGGTTTTACATGGATGTGCCAAGATTGTTAAAATCAATCACCTTATGATATGAAATAATATTACTGGTGGCTGTATTAACATGTTTGTGTCATCTTTTTTCG encodes:
- the LOC110919457 gene encoding uncharacterized protein LOC110919457, whose protein sequence is MVTVVSLDMYRMTIPTTVTVESLAMYKKTIPNRERVKTGKDNGYVIVIKRSNKKGSNFKIWFQCSLGGEYKSVSSKKTGCPFELIGFAETKGTVWKIEVKDARHNHTPIEKMEGHTYARRLSSEDKRLIEQLAEQDMPNRSIWCTLMKKNLYKKIIPKDVHNAVQKINAGKRVGEYPMQQLENLLVEKDFTYYMCVDEMTNAVEDIFFVHPLSFTMWS